The sequence CCCATGGCTGCCAGCATGGATACTTCGCCCAGGTGACGACTTACTTTGTGGCGCTGCTCGGTAGCCGTCGGTTTGGGCTTGTACTCACCCAGCTTGTCGCTTGCATTGAGCCATTCTTCCTCTGACGCATGTGGATTACCCAGTGTGTTGACCAGCTCTTCGTGTTGCGAGTTCTGGGATTCCTTGCGATTAAAGAGTGGCAGCATTGATAATCCCCCAAATGGAAATATATATTTCCATCATCCCCGCATAAGCCGGAAAATCAACTAGGCAAACCCCTGGATTTCACTGTGTCGAAAAGATTTTTCTGACAGAGATCGACAGTTTTACGAATGTGGCAATCTGGAAGGTGCAAACCCTACCTTAAACAATGCATTTCGCCCTTTACCGATGTCATCGCACGTTGTGTTAATATCGAGCCACGTCACACTCACTGTCCAACACGGTGCACTAATGCGTGCAGGATGAGACAGGGTCGGTGCTTTTGCGGACGGGAGCACCGATAAGGCTGACGTTCCTGGTGTTCGAATACAGGTGGGTGATTTTGGAAACTGTAGCCAATACCGAGTCAAAAGCCGGAAAAATTCTGTGCTTGTGCGTGGGCATGCCGATTACGGTTGTTAGTCAGGGGCGTGAGGTCGTAACAGGAATATTCAAAAAACCTGTCCAGGGCGCAATTAAATTGAGAAAACTGAACCTTGACGGCGACGCGCAGGCTGATTTGACCGTACACGGCGGTCCAGACAAGGCAGTCTATAGTTACTCCGCTGAGCACTATCCCTGGTGGCGCGAACAAATGCCTGGTTTCGATTTTGAGTATGGGCAATTTGGCGAAAATTTGACCACACAAAATATGCTGGAAAGCGATGTCTGCATCGGAGACGAATTTCAAGTCGGCACTGCAGTCATTAAAGCCTCGCAACCCAGATTGCCGTGTTACAAACTGGGAGTGCGGTTTGGCCGCAACGATGTGATCAAGCGTTTTATGCAGAGCGGTTTCAGCGGAATTTATTTTTCCGTCGTTCAGGAAGGCGAGCTGTCTGTCGGTGACCGTATTGAGTTTTTGCGCAGCGACGGGCTTGGGATAAACGTTCGGGACGTCGCAAGTCTTTTTACTGGTCGCCACATGCGAAACCCTGACTTTATCAGGAGAGCGCTCGATTCGCAGTTAGCTGACCAGATGAAGTCGTTTATACGTTCCCTCGGCTAAGCAATTCCGGCAAGGATGAGACGAAGTCCGCTGCAATTGCTGCCGGCGGACTTCGTAGATTGGGTTGCTATTTCCTTCAGTGCATGCCGCTTCTACTGACGTTCTTCTTTCTGTTTCAGCTTCGCGACTTTGTCGTTCAGCTTGCCAATCAAGTCAGTCAGTTTTTCCCGGTCGTGCTCAGTCAAATCTGTCGCTACAGCCAGGTAATACTGATATTGCTTGGCTGACTCGCTCAAGGTTGGAACTGAGTCTTCGGGACCTTCTTCAAGGGCTTCGGCGAGACCACGGCGTGCTGAGGGTAGCGCCGGGTCGTCTTTGATCGCTTCCCGAAATTTGGCGATGGCACCGTCCCACTGCCTTTTATGAGCGAGTTCGGCGGCGACAGCGGCTGCATCAGCTGCAGCTTTTCTCAAGTCTGCAACTTTCTTCAAACCTACTTGTCCGCGTTCAGGGTTTCCGCCCATCGCCAGAGATTTCTTGTAAGCCGCTTCTGCGCTGTCGAGAGAGCGAGTCAATGTTGCGATATCGGCAACGGCGTAGAGCTGTTTGGGATCCTTCAAATTGGTTGTTACCGCATTGAATTCATCCGCAGCTTTTTTGAATTGACCTTGCGTGGCGAGTACTTCTGCAAGTGCAACTCTTTCGCCGTCACAGGTCGGCTGAATGTTTGCATATTGAGCCTGAAACTCGGCGGCGCCGGAAAGTGATACCAATTTCGCTTTCGCCAGGCGCAACTCCATGTCGTCTGGGCTCAACTTGATCGCTTCATTCAAAGCTTTGTTGGCTGTGTCGTAGTCGTTCGAAGACAACATTGCGCCCACTGTGGCTTTTTGCGCTTTGAGGAAAAGTGCCTGGCTCAAGCCTTTGACGGCATTGTTGTCGTTGGCACTCATTGAGAGAATGGCGCGATAGCCCTTGATGGCGTCATCAGCGCGTTCGAGGCTGAGATCGATGTCAGCGATGCGTTGGCGCAAGCTCAGGTCGTATGGTGATTGCGTCAGTCCAGAGCGCAAGTCTGCGAGGGCCAACTCAAGATCTCCACGCTGTTGGTGGATGTCAGCCATAGCTAAATAAGGTTCAGCGTTTTCAGGCTTGATTAGAGTGGAAAGCTGGAACTGTTGAAGCGCTGCCACTGTATTTCCCTGTGTGTTGTAGGCTTGACCGAGCGCCATTCTGACCGGCCAGCTATTGGGAAACTGGTATAGCGAGGTGTTCAATTCTTTGATGGCATCATCGATCTGACCTTGTTTCAAGAGGGTGGCGCCCAGTCCGTAATGCGCGGTTGAGTTGCCGGAGTTCAATGTGATGGCGCGTTTGAAGGCTTCCGAAGCTTCAGCAGGACTGTTCTGCGCCAGTCGGACCATTCCGAGCGATGAGTAGGCGTAGGACATATCGGGATTCATGATGGTCGCATTGGTCAGCTCAGAAGCCGCTTCATCATTGCGTCCCTGCTCTTTGTAAACCTGACCGAGTGCGTTGTGAGCGTCGGCGTTGGCTGGACCAAGTGTGGTCGCGCGTTTGGCGTAATCTTCGGCTTGTTTGAGTATAGAGTCTTTTTCATTGCGAATCGTTCCAGAAGACGATTGCAGGCGGTTAAGCATGACCATGGCCTTGCCTGCGTATGCGGTTGCGTTGTTCGGGTCTATGGCGATGACACGGTCGAACATAGTGTCGGCACTGTCCAGCTTGAACTCATTAGCCAGGGCCATGCCGAGCCCCAGCGTCGCCAGAACGTCGGTAGGGTTGCTTACCAGTGCCTCACGGAAAAGCCCTTCTGCGTCCGACCATTTGCCCTGCGAGAGCAACTTTTCGGCAGTGGTCATGTCGACCTTGATGCCGCCGCTCAAGACCTGTGGGGCTCCTGAGCCCGTGGCGGAGGTCGATGTTGTGGTTGTCGATGTAGTCGATGTTGTTTTAGTGGAAGTCGTTGCGGCCGCACTGGGGAGCTTCTTCGCTGGTTGAGCTGGCTGAGTGCTCGGCACACCCGGAACTTGGGCTGTGGCGGTTGACGCGCTGAGAAGCAATCCAGATAAGGCTATAGCGAAAGAAAGAGTGCGGTTCATAATGTGCTCCGAGTACCTTGAAACCGGTCTATTTTACTGCTCGGAGCGTGACTTTTGACCCGATGCCATGATGTTCTTAACAATAGCCGCTTGCTGTCTGTGCATTGTTGCTTCGCACTGTCTGCGGTGGCAAATTGACTTTCCTGGCTCAGCATTAAGACACACTTCTACTTCGAGCACCGATTCGCCTTTTCATTTCTAACTAGTTTTCGGAGCGGCTTGACACATTGAGGATATTTCGATAATATTGGAAATATGAAAGCGAAAGACGCAGTCCGGGCATTATCTGCCCTGGCTCAGGAATCACGTTTGGAAGTATTCAGGCTGCTCGTGCGCAGGGGCCCCAGCGGACTGGCAGCCGGTGAGTTGAGCGAGACGCTAGGTCTTCCTCCAGCAACGATGTCCTTCCATCTGAAGGAACTATCAAACGCTGGATTGATCAGCTCTCGGCGTGAAAGCCGCTCGATCATCTATTCAGCGGATTTTGCACACATGAAAGACCTGATCGATTTTCTGCTTGAGAATTGTTGTTCAGACAATGGAGGCAAATGCCAATGAAAAGGTTTCACGTTCATGTCGCTGTAAGTGACTTAGAACAATCTATCCAGTTCTATTCGATCCTTTTTAACACAGAGCCTTCGGTCAGGAAGGATGATTATGCAAAATGGATGCTCGATGATCCACGGATCAACTTCGCGATCTCGAAACGTGCAGCGCAACCCGGTCTCGATCACTTGGGAATTCAAGTTGACGACGAAGGAGCACTAGAAGAAATAACATTTAGACTAAAACAAGCCAACCAAAAGGTTCTCGAACAAGAGAAAACTACTTGCTGCTATGCAAAATCTGATAAGACATGGGCGCACGATCCGCAAGGAATCGCCTGGGAATCGTTCTACACGATTGGTGAAGCAACCACCTACGGCGAAGATGTGCAATTGCTGCGTGAGAGTAATGCTGCTTGCTGCTCTCCGGCAGTTGAAGAAGCGATACCCGTGCAATTGACTCGCGAAAGCAAAGCCGCGTGCTGTGCTCCAGAAGCACCGGAAGTAGTACCAGTTCAAATTTCGAAAAAAGGATGCTGCAATTGAAGGTTCTATTCATTTGTATAGAGAATAGTTGTCGCAGCCAAATAGCTGAAGGCTTCGGAAGACGACTGGGACTTGAGGCTGAAAGCGCCGGTATAAAGGCCGGCGCCGGCGTTAACCCAGATGCTGTAAAAGTGATGGACGAGATCGGCGTCGACATATCGAAGCAGTACTCCAAGGCCATCGACAACGAAAAGCTCGGTAACTATGATGCAATCATTTCGATGTGCTCCGTGAAAACTGCCGACTTCTGTCCCTCAACATTCATTGGCACGCAAGCCAATTGGAACGTTGAAGATCCCAAAGGGCAGCCGCTTGATGTGTTCCGGCGGGTGCGTGACGAGATAAAGTCTAAGGTCGAAGAACTGGCTAAAGAAAAGTGCCCAAGTAAATCGTGAGAAAAGCAAGGAACTCGCATCAGCAATTAAGTTCTGTCGTGATCGCGCAGAGCTGACTGCCGTTGGCAATATTTGGAGCGCACTCGCCCTTCGCATGAACAAATCATTTGCGACACCTTAGAAACGCCGGAGACTTAGTAAATGACCAGTCAAGCAGAAGCGAATGGAAAAAATAAAAATCCTGAGTCGACGATCGGCTTCTTTGAGCGTTGGCTGACGCTTTGGGTTTTTCTCTGCATCGCTGCAGGTATTATTCTTGGTCAACTTCTGCCTGAACCAGTCAAGTTCATCGGGTCTCTTGAAGTTGCCAGAGTGAACATTCCGGTCGGTGTGCTGATTTGGCTGATGATTATACCGATGCTGTTGAAAATCGACTTCGGCGCTCTCGGCCAAGTAAGGGAACATTGGAAAGGCATAGCCGTAACGCTCTTCATAAACTGGGCAGTCAAGCCCTTTTCCATGGCTCTTCTCGCATATGTATTTATACGCGTTCTTTTTGCTCCGTTTTTACCTGCGGATCAACTTGATAGCTATGTTGCCGGTCTGATACTTCTTGCTGCTGCACCATGCACGGCCATGGTCTTCGTCTGGAGCCAACTCACGAAGGGCGATCCGTATTTTACTCTTTCGCAAGTTGCCGTAAACGACGTTATTATGATATTTGCGTTCGCGCCAATCGTCGGGCTTTTGTTGGGACTCTCATCAATAAGTGTGCCGTGGGACACTCTGCTCATTTCTGTTGGACTGTACATCCTGATCCCGGTCATCATTGCGCAAGCATGGCGAGGTACATTGTTGAAGCAAGGACAGAGCGCATTTGATAAAACGCTTACGTTCCTTCACCCCGTTTCGCTCTCCGCATTGTTAATTACGCTCATTCTATTGTTTGCATTTCAGGGCGAGGCAATACTCAAACAACCGCTCGTCATCGCTATGCTTGCGGTGCCGATTCTGATTCAGGTTTTCGTCAACTCCTCAATCGCTTATTTATTGAATAAGAAGCTCGGTGTTGCGCACTCCGTTGCGTGCCCATCCGCCTTAATCGGCGCAAGCAATTTCTTCGAGCTTGCCGTCGCAACAGCAATCAGCCTCTTCGGCTTCCATTCCGGCGCTGCTCTGGCCACCGTAGTCGGCGTCTTAATTGAAGTGCCGGTTATGCTCGGCGTAGTTCGCATCGTCAATAGTAGTAAAAGCTGGTATGAACAAGGACTTGTGCATAGGTAGATTCAATTTTTCTCTGCGGCGCCAAGTGGTTCCCACTGGTCGCGGGTAATCGAATAGACCTGACATTCTATGGTGTCGAATATGGTGGTGCGTTCGAGCGTCATCCCAATATTTTTTGCCACGCCCTGTGATGCTAGATTCAGTGGGTGGATAATCGAAATAATTTTTGGGTAGCTCAGTTCTCTAAAGCCATAGTCGCGAAAGGCTAAAGCTGCTTCGGTTCCCAGCCCGCCCCGCCAGAAAAATTTATCGAGCATATAACCGACTTCGGGAAATATTTCCCCTTCGATTTCTTGCAATACAATCCCGCATCGACCAATGAATTTGTTCTCGCGTTTGTGAATTGCTGCCATAAGACAAACTTGTTCGGTTTCGTATTTCTTTTGATACGTTTTAATTGATTCGCGCGTTTCTTCACGCGTGCGTGTTCTCGGGTAATAGCGCATTACATCCGGGTCTGCATAGAGGGCGGCCAGTGCGTCGAGATCGTCGTCAGTTATTCTGCGAAAAAGTATGCGCTCCGACTCAATTGTTTTCATAGCGACCTCGAGCGTTCTGAATTGTGTGCCTTCAGCGGTTTATTTGGCTTTTACTTAGCGGCAGCAAACAACTCGTCGCTGCGTTCTTCCAGAATCGGTGCTACCTTCGCTTTCAGCAGTTTCTGTGCGAGTTTCAGATCAACGTCTTCTGGTTTGCTGATGTTCGCGCAGAGTTCTGCCAACACTTCATCGTTGGCAATGCCTGCACGCATCGCGAAACTGTAAGGCACGTTGCTGAATGTCACTAACGAGTAGCGCGACAGATATGAGCCGGGAAATTCTTTCTGCAAGACTTTCTCCACTGCTTTTTCGAGCAGGAATTGCGGAATCGCTACCTTGTCACGCATCTCAGTGAAGTTTTCCACAGCCATGTCGGCAATAGCGTCAGTGTCAACCTTTCTGCGCTTGACGAAGTCGTCGAACACTTGCGCCCAACCGCTTGAACCTTCCTGGATTCTTCTGCTCAGCGCGTCTGTTTCCCCTTCACGCGACCGGCGATTGATATAGAGTGCACCGCCCTGCGTCAGGTGGTTTTCGATGCACTGATCCAGTATCGTCAAATCTTCAAACCCTGCATTCATGCCCTGTCCAAAGAAAGGAACGATGGCGTGGGCAGCGTCACCGACTAGCAAGACTCTTTCTTCCACATTCCAGGGGCTGCATTTGACAGTCACCATGTGACCGGTCGGGTTGTCGAAGAACGTCTGTTCCAGGTTGGATAGGAGCGGCACTGCATCAGCGAATTGTTCGTCGAAAAAGCGCTTTACGTCTTCCGGCGTTTTCAGTTTTTCGAAGCTGACCGGACCTTCCCACGGAAGGAACAGCGTGCATGTGAAACTGCCGTCGAAGTTCGGCAGTGCTATGAGCATGAAGGTGCCACGCGGCCAGATGTGCAGAGCGTTCTTTTCGATCAAGAACGTGCCATCTTTGCCCGGTGGTATCACAAGCTCTTTGTAGCCGTAATCAAGTTCTGATTCTGTTTGCTGAAAGCCCGGTTGTTTTGCCATGTCATTTCGAATGGCAGAGGCTGAGCCGTCTGTGCCAATGACGATGTTCGCGACGACATCGGCGTATTGATTGTCAGGCTCGTGAAACAGGGAAATCATTCCCTTATCGATGTCCATGCCGGTGCATTTTTGATTGAAATAAATATCAACCATGCCTGTCTCTTCCGCAGCTGTCATCAGCATTTTGTTCAAATCAGCGCGTGAGATGGAATTGATGTATTCGGAATCATCTTTGCCATATGGTTGATAAGTGAGCTGCCCGTCGATTGCGTGAATCATTCTGCCGCGCATGGGAACTGCGTATTTGAGCACTTCCTGGTCCAGTCCAGCTTGCTTGAGAGCATGAATGCCGCGAGTTGAAACCGCCAGATTTATAGAGCGTCCGGCACTGACTGTTTCTGTGCGCATATCCGGGCGTCGTTCGAAAATATCGATGGCAAATTTGCGTTTCGCCAGGAATATGGAGAGCAGCGACCCTACGAGTCCAGCGCCGACTACTGCAATGTCAGTTTTTCTTCTCAGTGTAATCATGTGTATTTCTGCTTGTTTTAGAGTGGCGGAATTTGGGTCTCAATGCGCCTGAGATTTACAGGTGCGGGTCTCCTAGTCAGGCAAATCTCGCCAGGATTTTGGCGAAGTCGTAGACGTCTTGATACTTGACGTAAAGCGGAACAGGCGTAGCTCTGATGATGTCTGGGTTGCGGAAGTCGCAAATGGCGCCTTCACGTTTCAGGGTTTCGAGCATGTCCTTAGGATCTTTAGAGAGGCGAATCGAAAGTTGTGAGCCTCTTTCCTCTGGATTGCGCGGTGTGATAATCGTGCAGAACCCCTTGGGCAACTGGTCCAGCAGATATTCCAGGTAGCCTGTGATGCGGACGCTTTTCTCGCGAATCGCTTTCATGGTGGCTTCGTCAAAAATCTCTAGAGAGGCTCTTAGCGCGGCCAATTGAAAGATTGGCGGATTGCTCAGTTGCCATCCTTCCGCTCCAGGAATTGGGTCGAATACCGGACCCATCTTGAAACGGTCTTTCTTATTGTGGCCCCACCAGCCTGCGAAGCGTGGCAGGTCGAAGCTCGTTGCATGTTTTTCATGCACGAAGCATCCAGACAATCCACCAGGGCCGGCGTTCAAATATTTGTAGCTGCACCAGACGGCAAAATCCAGGTCCCAATCGTGCAGCTTGAGCAACAAGTTTCCGGCGCCATGCGCTAAATTCAAGCCGATCAGGCAACCTTTGGCACGGGCTGCTTTGACAATCTTTTCCACTTCAAACGCCTGACCCGTCAAGTAATTGACGTCACCAAGCATAACCAGTGCGACCTTGTCGCCCTCTCTATCGATGACATCGAGAATGTCATCTGTGCGCAGAATCGATTCACCGTCGCGCGGTGTAAGCTCTATGATCGCTTGCGCCGGATCATAACCGTGAAATTTCGCCTGCGATGCGACCGCGTATTGATCGGATGGAAAGGCACCAGATTCGGTGATAATTTTGAATCGGTCTTTAGTCGGTCTGTAAAAGGAAACCATCATCAGGTGCAGATTGACAGTGAGGGTGTTCATGACCACAACTTCGCCAGGCTTTGCACCGACCAGTCGCGCCGACATATCGGTGACATTTTCGTGGTAGGGCAACCAGGGGTACTTCGCCTCGAAGTGACCTTCCACACCCAATCTTGCCCAATCATCCAGTTCTTGCTCGATGTATGTTCGCGCTTTACGAGGTTGCAATCCGAG is a genomic window of Candidatus Melainabacteria bacterium containing:
- a CDS encoding FAD-dependent monooxygenase, coding for MTLRRKTDIAVVGAGLVGSLLSIFLAKRKFAIDIFERRPDMRTETVSAGRSINLAVSTRGIHALKQAGLDQEVLKYAVPMRGRMIHAIDGQLTYQPYGKDDSEYINSISRADLNKMLMTAAEETGMVDIYFNQKCTGMDIDKGMISLFHEPDNQYADVVANIVIGTDGSASAIRNDMAKQPGFQQTESELDYGYKELVIPPGKDGTFLIEKNALHIWPRGTFMLIALPNFDGSFTCTLFLPWEGPVSFEKLKTPEDVKRFFDEQFADAVPLLSNLEQTFFDNPTGHMVTVKCSPWNVEERVLLVGDAAHAIVPFFGQGMNAGFEDLTILDQCIENHLTQGGALYINRRSREGETDALSRRIQEGSSGWAQVFDDFVKRRKVDTDAIADMAVENFTEMRDKVAIPQFLLEKAVEKVLQKEFPGSYLSRYSLVTFSNVPYSFAMRAGIANDEVLAELCANISKPEDVDLKLAQKLLKAKVAPILEERSDELFAAAK
- a CDS encoding tetratricopeptide repeat protein — protein: MNRTLSFAIALSGLLLSASTATAQVPGVPSTQPAQPAKKLPSAAATTSTKTTSTTSTTTTSTSATGSGAPQVLSGGIKVDMTTAEKLLSQGKWSDAEGLFREALVSNPTDVLATLGLGMALANEFKLDSADTMFDRVIAIDPNNATAYAGKAMVMLNRLQSSSGTIRNEKDSILKQAEDYAKRATTLGPANADAHNALGQVYKEQGRNDEAASELTNATIMNPDMSYAYSSLGMVRLAQNSPAEASEAFKRAITLNSGNSTAHYGLGATLLKQGQIDDAIKELNTSLYQFPNSWPVRMALGQAYNTQGNTVAALQQFQLSTLIKPENAEPYLAMADIHQQRGDLELALADLRSGLTQSPYDLSLRQRIADIDLSLERADDAIKGYRAILSMSANDNNAVKGLSQALFLKAQKATVGAMLSSNDYDTANKALNEAIKLSPDDMELRLAKAKLVSLSGAAEFQAQYANIQPTCDGERVALAEVLATQGQFKKAADEFNAVTTNLKDPKQLYAVADIATLTRSLDSAEAAYKKSLAMGGNPERGQVGLKKVADLRKAAADAAAVAAELAHKRQWDGAIAKFREAIKDDPALPSARRGLAEALEEGPEDSVPTLSESAKQYQYYLAVATDLTEHDREKLTDLIGKLNDKVAKLKQKEERQ
- the arsB gene encoding ACR3 family arsenite efflux transporter; translation: MTSQAEANGKNKNPESTIGFFERWLTLWVFLCIAAGIILGQLLPEPVKFIGSLEVARVNIPVGVLIWLMIIPMLLKIDFGALGQVREHWKGIAVTLFINWAVKPFSMALLAYVFIRVLFAPFLPADQLDSYVAGLILLAAAPCTAMVFVWSQLTKGDPYFTLSQVAVNDVIMIFAFAPIVGLLLGLSSISVPWDTLLISVGLYILIPVIIAQAWRGTLLKQGQSAFDKTLTFLHPVSLSALLITLILLFAFQGEAILKQPLVIAMLAVPILIQVFVNSSIAYLLNKKLGVAHSVACPSALIGASNFFELAVATAISLFGFHSGAALATVVGVLIEVPVMLGVVRIVNSSKSWYEQGLVHR
- a CDS encoding N-acetyltransferase; protein product: MKTIESERILFRRITDDDLDALAALYADPDVMRYYPRTRTREETRESIKTYQKKYETEQVCLMAAIHKRENKFIGRCGIVLQEIEGEIFPEVGYMLDKFFWRGGLGTEAALAFRDYGFRELSYPKIISIIHPLNLASQGVAKNIGMTLERTTIFDTIECQVYSITRDQWEPLGAAEKN
- a CDS encoding ArsR family transcriptional regulator; translation: MKAKDAVRALSALAQESRLEVFRLLVRRGPSGLAAGELSETLGLPPATMSFHLKELSNAGLISSRRESRSIIYSADFAHMKDLIDFLLENCCSDNGGKCQ
- the kynU gene encoding kynureninase; amino-acid sequence: MSSTKQSSLAGSSTIQYEDSIDFAVAMDAQDPLRHYREQFLIPAAGERKESIYLAGNSLGLQPRKARTYIEQELDDWARLGVEGHFEAKYPWLPYHENVTDMSARLVGAKPGEVVVMNTLTVNLHLMMVSFYRPTKDRFKIITESGAFPSDQYAVASQAKFHGYDPAQAIIELTPRDGESILRTDDILDVIDREGDKVALVMLGDVNYLTGQAFEVEKIVKAARAKGCLIGLNLAHGAGNLLLKLHDWDLDFAVWCSYKYLNAGPGGLSGCFVHEKHATSFDLPRFAGWWGHNKKDRFKMGPVFDPIPGAEGWQLSNPPIFQLAALRASLEIFDEATMKAIREKSVRITGYLEYLLDQLPKGFCTIITPRNPEERGSQLSIRLSKDPKDMLETLKREGAICDFRNPDIIRATPVPLYVKYQDVYDFAKILARFA
- a CDS encoding MOSC domain-containing protein gives rise to the protein MPITVVSQGREVVTGIFKKPVQGAIKLRKLNLDGDAQADLTVHGGPDKAVYSYSAEHYPWWREQMPGFDFEYGQFGENLTTQNMLESDVCIGDEFQVGTAVIKASQPRLPCYKLGVRFGRNDVIKRFMQSGFSGIYFSVVQEGELSVGDRIEFLRSDGLGINVRDVASLFTGRHMRNPDFIRRALDSQLADQMKSFIRSLG
- a CDS encoding arsenate reductase ArsC, encoding MQLKVLFICIENSCRSQIAEGFGRRLGLEAESAGIKAGAGVNPDAVKVMDEIGVDISKQYSKAIDNEKLGNYDAIISMCSVKTADFCPSTFIGTQANWNVEDPKGQPLDVFRRVRDEIKSKVEELAKEKCPSKS
- a CDS encoding glyoxalase/bleomycin resistance/dioxygenase family protein, with protein sequence MKRFHVHVAVSDLEQSIQFYSILFNTEPSVRKDDYAKWMLDDPRINFAISKRAAQPGLDHLGIQVDDEGALEEITFRLKQANQKVLEQEKTTCCYAKSDKTWAHDPQGIAWESFYTIGEATTYGEDVQLLRESNAACCSPAVEEAIPVQLTRESKAACCAPEAPEVVPVQISKKGCCN